CACTCATTTTTATATTACGCATGAATGATCCTGTTCAACTCATGCAGATTCTCTTTGCTGACAAATGCAACGGCGCCTGCATCTTCTGCCGCGATCCGAAAGTGCACTTCATCGTATTGCGTAACGATGATAACTCTGGCTTTCGAATCGACTCTCAACATCTCCCTCGTTGCGGTAATGCCGTCTGTTCCTTCCATTTCCACATCCATCAGCACCCAATCAGGTTGGAAGGTTTTGTATAGCGCGATTGCACTCCTGGCATTTTCGCATTCGCAGATCTCATCTCCGCGTCGAGTCACGGTGCTTTTCATAACTTCACGGATATTTCTGTTGTCATCGACGATCATTATTTTCATGCTTCACGCCGCATTAGCCGGATGTCCTCAGAACTACGGCCGCTACAAGAACAGCCTTCGCTTGGATCTTCCATTTTCGGATAACACCAGCCGGTAATCTCCGCAACACTTACATCGAATTACCGGAACCACAAGGCTTAGGAGCTTGTCTTCCATCCTCCTGTGAACTCTTACCATACGAGCGCCGCACGAAGGACAGTTCCTGCCGTCGGTTAGGTGGAGAACTCTTGTCAACGCTTTTTGCAGCATCCTTCATCTCCCGGATTGCGGTGAGGCCGCCGCACAAATCGGGGGCCTCACTCGGATTTATTTCAACAGAACCAGTTTCTTCAGCGAAACGAACTCCTCGCCATTTTGACCTTCGGCTACAATCCTGTAGAAGTACACACCGCTGGCTAATGCGCCCAGGTTCAAAGATTCGTTATACCTTCCGGCGTTCATCGTTCCATAATTAAATTCTCCGACTCTTTGTCCGAGTGTATTGTAGAAATCGAGATGAACTACTGATTGCTGCTTCAGATCGAACCTGATCGTTGTACTCGGATTAAAAGGATTCGGATAGTTCTGATACAGTGCATACGTCTTCGGGACATCCACTGTCACGGAAAGTGTCGATAAGTCTTTTGTGATCCCGGAGGTTGACACACTTTGAATCTTATACTTGTAAGTTGATCCCGATATGACTTTGTTATCGGTGTAATCGTAGATCTTTCCGGTTGAATTAGTCCCGAGGCCTCTGAGACTATCGTTGCCTGTGTAAGTCGATACGACTTTGAACAAAGGAGTACCCGGATCTTCTCTCAGAATATTAAATCCCGCGTTGTCAAGTTCCGACTGAGTTTTCCATGAGAGGGTGACCGAACCGATGCCGGCAGTGGCGAGGAAATCTGAAGCCTGAACAGGAAGGGAATTATCCGTTCCTCCTCCGATGGAGAATTGGCCGAGTGAATGAGTGCCAGCCGCCGAGAAAGTGTGGTTCGCTACATTCTGAGTAAACCCCGATGTCACATCGAGCCATGGACTGTCGACCTCAGCGCGCTCCAGGACTTTGAGCCCGGGTTCATTTTGGATTCCGGCAAGTCCGCTGTAATTCAGAGTTACATTTGCTGTATCGTTTCCTACCGCGAAGATTCCCCAAACGAGAGGTGAGCGCTTAGTGATCCCGACGGGGAAAGTTTCGTCGGTAACAGCTGTGTCATTGGGCGTGCCGTAGGAGTACAAACCGAGATAGTTCAGACTGTCAACGGGAGAGATGATCGAAGCGGTGACCATATCACCCAACGGGCCTGTGCTGTCTGCTGAAGCGGACGCATCATAAGAACCGTACCCGCCGACCGGTGCGCCTGAGGCAACCCATTCCAGCGAATAGGGATTCACCAGCGTACCTTGGAATCCGCTCACCGAATCTGTGGTTGTCGTGCCGGTCCCTTCATTGAATTGCCAATAGCTGACAAGGCCGATCTGCGGACCGCTAACGGTAGAGAACATGTCGTTCCGCACCTGCTGTTCGGTACGGGCGTTATCCCAGATTCGAATTTCATCGACCTCACCGGAGAATATCCTTCCCGTTGCCTCAAGGTTGTTGCCGATGGTGACATCGAAAGCATCCGTTCCGAGAGTGCCGGTTACTCCTGACGCAGAGGCATCGAGTCTTCCATCGACATACAGATATTTATTGGATCCGTCATAAACCGCGGCGAAGAAGTGCCATTTCCCGTCATCGACCGTTGTGGAGCCCTGAAGATCCTGACTCGAAAGACCGCTGGTACCGAAATCCAGATTATCGGTGGAACTATAACGCTGGATTCTCCAGGCATTGTCGCCCTTGCACACTATCCCCGCCCACTGGGAGGTAAACGCTCCGTCTGTTTTGATCCATCCTTCAATTGTGAAGGAACTCTCGAGGCTGAATTGAGATGACGTTCCGGAATTTTGAATGGCGATGTAAGATGATGACCCGGAGGAGCAGTGAATTGCTTCGCCCGGATCAGAAGCGTACTTCGGAGTAGTCGTGGCCTGGGTTGTCTTGGCGGGAGATGTCGTTAAATATACAGGCGAGGACGGGTTGTTGAACTCAAACACCTCGGCAGTGAAATAATTGCCTGCTGTGAGGCCTGTGACGCTGACGGAGTTACCTGAGCCGGAATAGACCACATATCCTCCCGTTCCGATTTCCGATCCGTTTCCGAACGTTGAGCTTGCTCCATAGATTGTCCCATTGCCGGGATTATTGGTGCTGTCCATCATAGTATCGTTTCTCATCACCACAATACGGTCCGTGCCATTTCCATTTGTCCAGGTCAGTGTCGCCGAATTTCTGCCGATATTGGAAAAAGTCAAATTTGAATCTTGAACTGACGGTGCACTGAAGGTGAACGTATTATCACCCCCGGCACCTATTGAAAATTGACCGAGTGCGCTAACTCCTGTTGCAGTGAATGTGTGGCTCGATGTGTTATGTGCAAAGCCAGAAGTAGCGTCCGTCCACGCGCTGTCACTTTCTTCACGTCTAAGCACCTTCAATGTGGATTCATTCTGGATTCCAGGGAAACTGCTGTAGTTCAAGGTAAGGTTTGCTGTATTTGTTCCCACACCGAATACTCCCCATATGACTGCCGAACGTTTGTTCACACCCGAAGGAAAGGTTTCGCTTGCGATGAAAATGTCATCTACCGAACCGAAAGAGTACAAGCCAAGGAGGTTAACACTATCGGGCGTGGAAGTGATCGTTGCATTCAGGTTTGCTCCTGATACTCCGACGCTGTCCGCGGCGGTTGTCGCATCGTACTTTCCGTACTCTCCAACCGGTGCATTGGAAGTCTGCCACGCGGGCGAACCCGTGAGTGTGCCATTAAGGCCGCTCACCGAGTCTGCAGTCGTACTACCGCTTCCCTCGCTGAATTGCCAGTAACTTACAAGTCCGTTTTGGGCACCGGTTGTCGTCGAAAACATATCGTTGTGTATTTGCTGCTGCGTGCGCGCCACATTGTAGATTCGCACTTCGTCGACGTTTCCGTTGAAGTATCCGTTAGATGCCCCGAGGTTATAGCCTATTGCAAGATCGTCGTTGTCGCTCGCGAGGCTGCCGCTTACCGACCCCGCTTCCGCATCTGCATTTCCGTCGACATAAAGAAACTTTGTGGAGCTGCTCGCGTTGTATACGGCCGCAAAGAAATGCCACTTCCCGTCATCAATGGTTGTTGATCCCTCCAGATCTTGCTGGCTCAGACCGTTTGTACCGAAGTCAAGGTGATCGGTTGAGTTATACCTCTGAATTCTCCATGCACCGTTTCCTTTATTGACTATCGGAATCCACGACTGAGAACTGAACGGTCCGTTGGTCTTGAACCATCCCTCGATGGTGAAGGAGCCACGAAAGTTGAGTTCCGATGCTGACCCAGAGTTCTGGATATCGACGTACGACGAAGTGCCATTGAAATACAGAGCCGTTCCGGGAGATGTTGAATATGACGGCGTGATCGTCGCCTCTGTTGACTTTGCGGGTGATGCGGTGTCATAGACGGGACTTGAAAGGTCATTCAACTCATACACAGCCGCCGCTATGTAGTTACCCTCTGGAAGATTTGTTATGCTGACCGTATTTCCTGATCCCACATAAACAACATAAGCACTGGTGCCAATTTCCGAGCCGATGCCCAAAGAGGAGTTTGCCGTGTATGATGTGTTATTGGTGGGAACGTTCGAGGTATCCAGCGAGGAATCGGCTCTGACGACCACGATTCGATCGGAACCATTACCGTTCGTCCAGGTCAACGTCGCGGAGTTCTTGCCGATGCTGGAGAATTCCAGATTGGACGTTTGGATCGACGGAATTCCAATCGTTGTGAACACGGAATCGTTACCATTTGTGGTCCCCGCTGAGTTTGTCGCCGAAAGCCTGTAGTGGTATGTCGCCCCATTAGTCAGGCCTGTAATCGATGTCTCAAATGGCGCTGACCATCCCGATGTTGTCCAACTTGACCGCTGCAGACTTCCCGAGTCTCCGTGACCGCTGGAATCCCCGACTGTTGTACCACTTCCTTCGTTCATTATCCATTCGGCGAGGAGGCTCGAGTAATACGGGTGCGACGAAATCACATTTCGATTCATCCATTCTTGTATCGTGGTTGAGTCGAGCGCTGTTCCCCATATTCTGACCTGGCTTATTTCGCCGTTGAAATAGGATGTCGCATCATATGTATCTCTGCCAATAACAATCGGCGCATCAGTCTGATCGACAAGCTGATTGAAAGTGCTGGCGACCAGGTGTCCATCCTGGTACAGATACAAGTACTGTTTGCTGCCGTCCCACACACCGACCCATTGATGCCATAATGTGTCGGTATACCCGACGGATGTTGTGACTGTGCGGAAGCTTTCAGTAGAAAACGTGAACTCAAAGACATTGCCATTGGAAGAGCTTTCAAATCCGAAGTAGAGATCTTGCTGATCGGTCAATGACGATGCGCCTTGTCCCACAATGCAGTCGGCCGTCCCATTCGGATTTCGTTTTGCCCAAGCTTCGATTGTAAATGATTGGTAACCCCCGTCACTGTACGCGAAATTTATTGAATTTGGAGTAGTGATCTCATTAGAATCTGCATCGTTGAATTTCACCGCATATCTGTGGTCATCCACCGTGTCAAATGACGAAACGGAGCCATAACCATTCGTGAGTCCAT
The window above is part of the Candidatus Kryptoniota bacterium genome. Proteins encoded here:
- a CDS encoding response regulator, translating into MKIMIVDDNRNIREVMKSTVTRRGDEICECENARSAIALYKTFQPDWVLMDVEMEGTDGITATREMLRVDSKARVIIVTQYDEVHFRIAAEDAGAVAFVSKENLHELNRIIHA
- a CDS encoding LamG-like jellyroll fold domain-containing protein, which gives rise to MNCTGFFSGLNLKRRLSSSFATVLILTALWTTNSRGQTAPSVTTGSATDINGNDATVSGYVTPNGARTAAWFAYGLTNGYGSVSSFDTVDDHRYAVKFNDADSNEITTPNSINFAYSDGGYQSFTIEAWAKRNPNGTADCIVGQGASSLTDQQDLYFGFESSSNGNVFEFTFSTESFRTVTTSVGYTDTLWHQWVGVWDGSKQYLYLYQDGHLVASTFNQLVDQTDAPIVIGRDTYDATSYFNGEISQVRIWGTALDSTTIQEWMNRNVISSHPYYSSLLAEWIMNEGSGTTVGDSSGHGDSGSLQRSSWTTSGWSAPFETSITGLTNGATYHYRLSATNSAGTTNGNDSVFTTIGIPSIQTSNLEFSSIGKNSATLTWTNGNGSDRIVVVRADSSLDTSNVPTNNTSYTANSSLGIGSEIGTSAYVVYVGSGNTVSITNLPEGNYIAAAVYELNDLSSPVYDTASPAKSTEATITPSYSTSPGTALYFNGTSSYVDIQNSGSASELNFRGSFTIEGWFKTNGPFSSQSWIPIVNKGNGAWRIQRYNSTDHLDFGTNGLSQQDLEGSTTIDDGKWHFFAAVYNASSSTKFLYVDGNADAEAGSVSGSLASDNDDLAIGYNLGASNGYFNGNVDEVRIYNVARTQQQIHNDMFSTTTGAQNGLVSYWQFSEGSGSTTADSVSGLNGTLTGSPAWQTSNAPVGEYGKYDATTAADSVGVSGANLNATITSTPDSVNLLGLYSFGSVDDIFIASETFPSGVNKRSAVIWGVFGVGTNTANLTLNYSSFPGIQNESTLKVLRREESDSAWTDATSGFAHNTSSHTFTATGVSALGQFSIGAGGDNTFTFSAPSVQDSNLTFSNIGRNSATLTWTNGNGTDRIVVMRNDTMMDSTNNPGNGTIYGASSTFGNGSEIGTGGYVVYSGSGNSVSVTGLTAGNYFTAEVFEFNNPSSPVYLTTSPAKTTQATTTPKYASDPGEAIHCSSGSSSYIAIQNSGTSSQFSLESSFTIEGWIKTDGAFTSQWAGIVCKGDNAWRIQRYSSTDNLDFGTSGLSSQDLQGSTTVDDGKWHFFAAVYDGSNKYLYVDGRLDASASGVTGTLGTDAFDVTIGNNLEATGRIFSGEVDEIRIWDNARTEQQVRNDMFSTVSGPQIGLVSYWQFNEGTGTTTTDSVSGFQGTLVNPYSLEWVASGAPVGGYGSYDASASADSTGPLGDMVTASIISPVDSLNYLGLYSYGTPNDTAVTDETFPVGITKRSPLVWGIFAVGNDTANVTLNYSGLAGIQNEPGLKVLERAEVDSPWLDVTSGFTQNVANHTFSAAGTHSLGQFSIGGGTDNSLPVQASDFLATAGIGSVTLSWKTQSELDNAGFNILREDPGTPLFKVVSTYTGNDSLRGLGTNSTGKIYDYTDNKVISGSTYKYKIQSVSTSGITKDLSTLSVTVDVPKTYALYQNYPNPFNPSTTIRFDLKQQSVVHLDFYNTLGQRVGEFNYGTMNAGRYNESLNLGALASGVYFYRIVAEGQNGEEFVSLKKLVLLK